The Cyprinus carpio isolate SPL01 chromosome B8, ASM1834038v1, whole genome shotgun sequence genome segment ttaaaacaacattaatagtAGATTAAAATCAATATATCAATAGTGAAAAATATAGAAGATAattgttttctaataattcaatagaCATTCATTGTCAGGCTTTCTGAtgttaaagaaaatgtaaataaatagtaatattttatccATAAAATATATACTTCTGCAGTGCTCTGATAAGagatactataaaaaaaattctttctgtGTCTGTCTTACATTTATAGATCCGTTACAGACCCCCCCTCTCTCGCTGTCAGACCAGTTACGGCTGGGTCGGGATGACCCCAGTAGTATGGGCCTGAACGTTGAGTGCCGCATATGTGGAGATAAAGCATCAGGATTTCATTATGGAGTTCATGCTTGTGAAGGCTGCAAGGTAACTTTGCTGAACTTGTCCAAACTACTTTCTTTACCTTAAATCACTGGGCTTCCTAATGCCTAAAGTTGCGTTTCTGTAGTGAAATAATTCAGCAATCTAAGCACATATTTGCCCCTCTGCTTTTCAATGAGGAAGTGTCATCTTTTCTTAAAGGGGTTTTTCAGACGCACTATTCGTATGAAGCTGGAGTATGAGCGGTGTGAGCGTGCCTGTAAAGTCCAGAAAAAGAGCCGGAACAAATGCCAGTACTGTCGCTTCCAGAAGTGCCTGGCATTGGGCATGTCACATGATGGTGAGAACcctcaaaaaaaaccaaaaaattaaacacCCCCCAacccaaatataaaatattcaaacagATAAATATGCAAACTGATTATagaggaataattcacccaaaactgaaaatttgctgaaaatttactcacccctcaAGCCATATAGATGAGTtgcagacagctgataaaaacatccaatAATCTATAAGTAATCCACACGATGCCAGTTCATCAGTAAATGTcctgtaaagtgaaaagctgtgtgtttgttagaaACCTATCTATCATTAGTGTGCTCAACTTTACACCACTTTACATGAGCTGTTTGAAttatcattctgatggcacccattcatttCATCTTTTccgatgatgaaacaaactcatcagcaTATTAGAGGGTCTGCGGGGGTGTATATTTGCAGAAAATTTTCAACAATAAATTTAATAGTCAAACTCAGTAACTACTATACCAGTGTTTATAaatttgttgctttattttgaaatgtgtgcTGGGATATGTTGTGATAAATGgagcttgtttttgtttctttgcctCAGCGATTAGGTACGGACGTATGCCAGAGGTGGAGAAGAAGAAGCTAGTGGCAGGTCTCCTTGCTGGGGAGAAACTGCAAAGCTCTAGTGGAGGTGACCTCAAAACACTGGCCAAGCATGTCAACACATCCTACCTGAGGAACCTCAACATGACCAAGAAAAAAGCACGGAGCATCCTCACGGGCAAAACGAGTTGCACAACGGTATGCGCTCTACTTTCAGTGAGATGCCGCTGACAATTTCAGTTTTCTCAAATGGTCTATTTTAGAAAGTCTAAGgatgcatgctattgacgttccGACAGATACGATAAGCcaatatttatttagatgttaaaactgattttataatgATGTTaatttgggtttgtttgtttgtttatttttacacaaaatagtaCATGATTGATTTGTAgttatttcagatgtttttaattGTTCTCATTTCATCTCCAGCCTTTTGTGATCCATGATATGGACTCACTGTGGCAGGCAGAAAATGGGCTGGTCTGGAACCAGCTTAATGGATCACCACCCAACAAAGAGATCGGGGTCCATGTCTTCTACCGCTGCCAGTGCACTACAGTTGAAACTGTGCGAGAGCTCACAGAGTTTGCCAAAAACATCCCTGGCTTTGTGGATCTCTTCCTTAATGATCAGGTGAGAATGATCCATGTTACTTTACTACCTTATAACCTGTTAAATGTATTGTTAGGGGtttattaaagaggtcatatgatgcgatttcaagttttcctttctctttggagtgttacaagctgtttgtgaatagataagatccctaaagttgcaaagactaaagtctcaaacccaaagagatattctttataaaagttaagactcgtccacgcccacctaaaacggctcattctaacatgccccatgtctacgtcactgtgtgggaacaccttccaaatgttcacgcaaagaaagaaggcataactttgattctcgctgtactATTTTTGCTGCTGCCTCCATGTCGTGGAAACGcagtgtgtttcgttgtgaaagcaaaactacaactagaaatcaatggttaagttgtatttacaacactgttccagaacagttcaaaccaaatattcagatgtttgcaacgcattttacggaggactaagactgtttcctgtgagagtagtctacaatgccggtgttctaacaaataatgtTGACTCACatcctgtaagtacgttttcatatttaaaggggtcatatgacgtttctaaaaagaacattattttttgtatttggtgtaatgcaatgtgtttatgcagtttaaggttcaagaaacaaattattttccacatactgtacattattgtttctcctctatgccccgcctttctgaaacgcgtagatttctacaaagctcatcgttctgaaaagcaaggtgtgctctgattggccagctatcaagtgCATTGTAATTGGCTGAATGCTttaagcatgtgacggaaatgttacgccccttaccatgcTGTGATCCCGTGTCCCGGTGCGACGAGACCAAACCAATAAAAGCCAATAAAACACTGATTataaattactgattataatgacttatactgtctttttacacaacAACAATCCCACcgagtaaacaaaaaaacatctatgcatttgtaatcggagaaatgtcaaacaacaagtgctactctaactgcttaaaactcgcatttgaatcatcaatggcaaattctttaaatatgaaaacgtacttacaggctttgAATCAGAAGCgcaagactgtccttgcaaagttggaattgccacactttatagaaacagcctttgtgcacagccgACATtgtactctcccaggttcaggaaacagtcctccataaaaggcgctgcacaaatctgaatatttgggttgaactgttctggaacagtgttgtaaatacaatttaaccactgatttctagtcgtgtcctcttatggaaggccaaacaaagtagtttcgctttcacaacgaaacacagcgactccacaacatggcggcggagggaacaatactacagcgagaatcaaagttacgccgcctttatttgcgtgaacatttaggcggtgttatgcaaatcttcccacatcgtgacgtagacatgtggggccgTGTTTAAACAAAGCGTTTTAGGAGAGcgtggatgagtctcaacttttataaagaatatctctttgggtttgagactttagactTTGGAACTTtggcacgaacagcttgtaacactccaaagagaaagaaaaacttgaatacgacccctttaaaggatttgccactgatgattcaaatgcaagttttgagcagtgtagagtagcgcttgttgtttgttgtttctctgatcacaaatgcagacatggttttatgtttatgcggcgtggtgcaatgcgtaaaaagacagtaaaagtcattataatcagtaattatgtccccactggatgcaactaatgccttgtttgtaatgggttttattgtttttgtcaccgcgacacggcatcacaatatagtaaggggagtaacatttccgtcacacacttgaggtattcggccaatcacaaagcactggatagctggccaatcagagcacacctcgcttttcagactgatgagctttgtaaaaattgatgcatttcagaaggcgggacatagaggagaaacaataatgaacagtatgtggaaaataatgtgtttttttttttaccttaaaccgcataaacacatttcattacaccaaatacacaaaataatgttattttttaacaacatcatatgacccctttaatttcaaGTAGCGACTGCTAGGATTgatgttttttcccccctcattagtttaaaaaagtattttttagaatttattatacATGAATTAAATATTGATGCATATTCTTCCACTAAATTCATCACCCACTTTTCCTCTCAGGTAACGCTGTTAAAATATGGAGTCCATGAGGCCATATTTGCCATGCTCCCATCTCTCATGAATAAAGACGGGCTGCTGGTGGCCAATGGGAAGGGCTTTGTGACGAGAGAATTCCTGCGTAGTCTACGCAAACCTTTCAGTGAGATCATGGAGCCCAAATTTGAGTTTGCGGTGAAATTCAATGCCCTGGAGCTGGATGACAGTGACCTGGCTCTGTTTGTGGCAGCCATCATACTGTGCGGAGGTAAGGCCGTGGTGTTAGTTTGATCAGTATGTTTTCAAATGtcctttgttgttgtttatacGCTTTACATCCACAAATGAGAACCAAACATTAGAaggcatcaaagttttagtggaaaaaaaatttaaaattgttttacaatcacatcttttgttatgttgacGTATTAAACCGAGATGATgggcatcaaagttttagtggaaaaaagagttttaaacagtcctcatctctgccaaGCGCTTGTGCAGCGTGAGAGAGATTGAAAGTACAAGTGCAGAAAAGCAGTGTCTATCATGCACAACttaaactacaacaggtaaagctgtcagctgtgtggatattatCATTCTCATTTATAATCAATATGGCTTTTTGTTTTCAAGATCTTTAATCTATGCTGTGATCTGTTAATGAGTGAACTTCATATTATTTGTAGTGTGCTTGCTGTACAATAAATCGCAATAACCTTTGTGctatgttactttttaataaacaaagtagcTTATCAGCTTTAATATTCTTCtaaattcataacgaaattcaaacaataagtacgttttggcgctccttaatgtaGCATGATCGATATCACTTTAGTGCCTCTTTAAGCGGCATGTTAACTtatatctttctctttactactataaCATGAATCAACATCAAGATAGGCTACAGTACAACTTAATGAAATGCCTCATGTAATTGCTCATTCAATGTTTCAAACTGGAAAacatgtaaagcttgtaaacaatgcCACGTAACaatcaacaatataaaaaataactataaagaggagctTTTTGCTAAATTTATGTGCTatattgcatattcatatttttacttaacatgtTGTCTACATGATAAGAGAATGCAAGGATCTTAAGATAAAATTCAGCACCTCCTATACTGTAATTGCAtgttactaatgaagaaaaacGGACTGGATGTGTGATATACACATTACAGCATTTATAGGATGCACTGAGGAGGAGCTCAAATTACACTCAATGGCCAACTGATGCTGACATTATGGTCCATGACATTGGCACAGATTCTGTATAATAAACAATTCATCTACAAAATGGATTCAAATGCTGATAAAGACATAAAAAGAAACATATGACAGTATGAccgtgttaaaaataaataaataaatatagtaaataaaacgtgtttattctgtggcagataaaaaaataataattggcaCCTAGTTTTGTTtcttataggattttttttttttgtctgtagccATCAGTAAAATAGCTAAAGAAGAAAAGGGAAGCTAAAAATGGTTTCTCTCTGCTCTAGATCGTCCTGGGCTGATGAACGTGAAGCAGGTTGAACAGATCCAGGATGGCATCCTGCAAGCTCTGGACCAACATCTTCGGGTGCACCACCCTGACTCTCCTCATCTCTTCCCCAAATTGCTCCAGAAGATGGCCGACCTCAGACAGCTGGTCACAGAGAACGCCCATCTGGTTCAGATGATCAAAAAGACTGAATCTGAGACCTCCCTCCACCCGCTTTTACAGGAGATCTATAAAGACATGTACTGATGTGCAAGGACCTGACTGAAGAATGGACTTCAGTTTCCCTCCTGAATGGAGAGAGTGCACAAAACTTAATGGCGCTGCGGTGCCGttggtttttttaaatgaatttttgtaAAAGACTTTCACAATTATTGACTTTGAATACTGACATTTTCTCTGATTTTTGcggagtgttttttatttaaactcaaGGACGCACCGTTTACTACAACTACCGTCATGTTATTCTTAATTTGCTTGATGAGGGCTAACACCTTCACAAGTTGTCTTTTCCATCATGGTTTAGGTTTGCAAGAGATATCTAGTATGTTTCTTTGAGAAGATCAGAGCACAGTCAAGCTCTTGTAACGCCACTTACTCTGTGTTTGTAGGGCGTTTATTTTGAAGTTCTTCTTTCTTCCTGATTCTGTTTGATTAGGCACTTTTACTAAAGTAAAAGGTAGACTCCACACAAAACTGTACAGCAGTCGGTTATATTATTTTGGAATTATGTTACTTTGTCGTGGGTGTTGTTTTCAGCGTCAGCTGCTACAAATATATATTGGTTTTGAAACTGAAGACAAATCTGTTTAATAATTCAGTCTTTGGGATAAGCCTACAACAGTGTGATAATTTCAGCTGTATGTGGAAGGAAATGTTTATTCACatgatatatgtttatataattctTCTGTATTGATCTCTTTGTGAAGATCTGGTACCTTGATGGTACTTGTATTTTAGCATACTCTCTGGTACCAGTCTTAAAGTCATATTTACTGATTTGAGACTGGACATCACTTAGATCTCATCGTCTCCTTGATAAGCAGTTGTATTAAATTTGGTCTTCCATTATATGttgatttaacatgttttatgaatatatatattgagtGACTGAAAGAAAGCAGGTTGTGGTTACATTCAAACTAGAACATTATGGTCAAACTGATTTAGAGTACACATCTAAACTTAAATTCATTCTTTAAATCagatgcattaattaattactgAATGACCATGTCATGATAGTTGTATTTACGTGGATGGCATGGATTTTGAGTAAATACTTGCATTGTCCTTTATTTAAGTATCTTGGACACTCTGAGTTTAGAACGGGTCTCGTCAAAAACATTGCTGAATAATTTGGGAATTCAGTGTACCCGCGTTAAAAAGTAGTTTTGATGTTGAATTACATTAATTGGTATTGTTATGATGTGCAACACATCTACCATTTCACATCCAGAGTCTCTCAGAAATGTCTGAGATTTTCTCTTATGGCTGAAAATCTGTTTATTCAAGATGGAACTTGATGTCAGAGTGATGTCTATGATCATGTAGAAACCTGTTACTGTGAAACTAGAGAGCacaataatatgaaattataagaaattagattttcttttttttattcttattttaaaaatacttttttgtcatCTATTTTCACACCACATGGTCACCAATGTTCTACCTTTCCAGTTTGGCCCATCTCAGCAATGTCTTGCTTCATTGACAAGAGCAGACAGGATGCACAAGTGTTATGATTTGTGTGATATTCTTTGGATCACAGTAAAACAATTCCAGACATCTCtaagtttttttgtgatttatgaaAAGCTCCATATACCTATATTTCACAAGCATTTTGCAGtcgtaacaaaatataaatgttaatgttatctttTTAATGACTTATGGTTTAACAAAATAAGtgtgtgaaaaattattaaacattttaataataaacatttggcGTCAATGAATAACCGTTTAAAGGGTGACTAAACCTTCCGTTTTATCCCGTGCAATCTTGGATTTCACGATTAAATTTCACTTAAATGTTGCAAGGCATAGTAACgaatcgtattttttttttttgtcaaatcttTTCAAAGAATCTGATTCATTCGTGAGTCGAATTGAATCAGTCCGTTCGGATCTCGAGTCATATTGATCAGAGAACCGATTTATCAgagctgattttaataaattgtatattattatatctagTACTCATTATTTAGGTTCAGGGACATATAAAATTACAACAGACActcataataaaaattaatatgaagGAAAGTATCGCGTTATGACGCAATTGCACCATACAAGAATCGCTAAATTTATAATCTGAACCGATTGTGTTCGAAAGAACCGTTTGCTGGAATTGATTCGGACCCTCACTGGGCATCACGTTTTAAGATGCCTCCCTGTCCATCACACGTCCAAATGGGAAAGCCCCGCCCAACAATTATAAAAGTGTGCATGCCATTAGCCATCCATCAGGCACAGAGGGACAAGCGCAAGATGGAAAGGCATGCACAATCATCCAAAGGCCCAGGAGACAGCAGTTCAGTTTGTAGGTGGGTATATACTTCAGCTCTTAGCATTTGCACTAGTGTGCAGATCAGTAGTTGTTAGATTGCTGCAGTCCCTCCAAGCAAACAATTAGGGTAAGAAATATGTCATGACAAAGATCTGAAAGGTTATATAAATTGTGAGACCCAAGTCTCGTTTGTATAGATGTCCCCCTCCAAACTCGCCGTTTATTCTATAGAAAAGACACGGGCGTCCCTGGTTGGTCAGCGCGCGTTCTGCGTGACGTGGGTCTCCAGCTCTTCACTCTCTCTCTAACCAACTCCTCATTCCGTTTACTTACTCTAACAACTGCATTAAATCAAGTTTTTTGGAGGATCTAAAAATGGATCGGTACCGCACACCGTGTAGACAGTCGAGAAAAGGCAGCTCGAACGTACAAAGAGAAGTCTGCAGGTAGTTTCGTGTTTTTGACTGGACGAAAAGTTCGTTTTTAGCCCCGATCATCTGTTTGAAAGAGTGACTTTTCCTGCTTTAACGTTTCTCGGCGCAGATGTTTACATCCGGTTTCGGCAGCGAgcgatttgtttttgttttagtagaAAGATTAGTGCAGTTACAACAAACATCGTGACTTATTATACTTTGAACTGCAGCGTAGTTTGAAAAGACCGTTGCAAGATTTGTTAGTTCTTAGTTGTAAAGTCCTACAGTTTCCGTGTACTACCGTAGTAAATAACAAACTAATGCTCGAGGGTTCAAACCTTCTACGATTTCCTCCTCTTTTAATTGTTGCAAGTTTTCAAAAACTTGTGAAAGACGTGCTGCAGTTGTCAACAAATGTATGTAATTAGCATGTTGTGTTTTGCAGGCAGTTCATCAATGGATCTTGTCGCTATGGTCCGAGCTGTTACTATCTACACGAGTTTCCTGCAGTACCGTCGTTTCAAGTTCAGTGTAGGTACTTCCAGAAAGGTGGCTGCTGGTTTGGGGACCGTTGCAGGTAAGGAGCCAGCTGGCCCGTTTTGAACATCATAGGTATTGAGAAAAGCGGTTTACGAGTTGCATGTCTTGCAGGTATCTCCATGTTCCTCAAGGGGGTGAAGGTTCTTCAGGGAGCAGCAGACGCGGTTCAGCACCTGCAGTGTTCCCCTCTGCACTGGCAGGCCGTTCTCTGGCTGACCGTCGAGGATCTGAGCCCTCTCTTCTCCCACCTCAAGGAGCCTACAGCCTGACTCGAAGGGGTTCAGAGCCTCTGGTCACAAGTATGAACGTGCTGCAGCAGAACTTTGAGCGTTTGACTACAGGCATTGCAGAGGAGGAAGAGTTCGGGGCTGTGGAAGATGGACCACCCCAGCAGGGTATTACTGCTAATTCAGGCTTTTCTTTGAAACTGTACCTCGCATTGTCCTTTTATGAATTGAATTGTTGTCCTCTTCAGATGCAACGAGACCGCTACAACAAATCAGTGCTACAGACTCCAGTTCTTCAGATAACTCCAGTTCTGCAGCTTTTGTACCTGGTGCAGCACCTGCCAAAGTAACTATTTGAAGCTGAAACACTGGTCACCTAACACTACACATTTCTGTAGCTCCTAGATGAAGCTATCTGTTTCATTGGCCTGGGTTTAATGAAGTGTTGTTGGATTATAGGTGACTGGTTCACCAGAGAGACCAGATCAGGGTGGCGCTGCAGTATCGATGGAGCAGCAGCATTCAAGGGCCTTTGATCAAAGCAAAGATGTGGCCTGTGGCATCTGCATGGACAAAATTTCTGAGAAATCCACCTCTCAGGAACGGCGTTATGGCATCCTACCCAACTGCAATCATGCTTTCTGCATCAGCTGCATTGTTACATGGAGGAAAACGAAGGACTTCCAGGAGGATGTCATCaagtgagtttttatttttatataaatatattcctcCCTTTCTACCTTTTATTCACATAAAGCAGtatattaagtttttaaaaattttttttttttttttttaaataggggcTGTCCACAGTGCAGAGTGAAATCCTCCTTTTACATTCCCAGCAAACACTGGGTCTGTGATGGAGAGGAAAAGGCATCATTGATAGCCGCTTTCAAAGAAAGAAGCAGGTTAGAATGGGTCACATTCATGTCAAATCTTTTGTAATGGTTTATTTGATACTTTAGATTGAATCtggaattttgtttatttttagtaagtTAAAGTGCACTTTCTTCATGCGTCACGGATGCTGCCCCTTTAAATCGGAGTGCATCTACAGCCATGACATGCCCCCTAATCACACACACCGTCGCAGGCGCTCGGCACCCAGGGTAACGTTTGTATTTAACtaattttactttacattttgtgcattttatgtcCCATGTTTGTAAACTGcagttttgttactttttaattaagTGGGGAAATGttctgtattctgcattgctgTGTTAAGCTTGCTGTATTGAGCATCAGTTAGCCATTTTAATCTGATTTTGTGTTTAGGACACAGCTGAGATGTTGGAGGATTTGGGCATTGATGGCATCCAACTTTGGAGCTACATTTTTGCCCTAACTCTGTTGGATGAAGATGACGATGACCTTCTGGATTTTCTTGATGACTAAGGACCTTCTAGTCATGTATATGTTGGCTTAGCCTCGAGTGAGCTTTGTTTATCTTCTGCACTGAAATCTAAGTCTCTTTTTAGGGTTGGTTTTACTTTAGCTAGCCCTAAATGTTTGGCTAATTCTTTAGCCGTGTAGATTTACTATGTGTGGGTTTTTTGTATGAGTGAGAGTCTTGCCTTAAGAGTGGgtgggaggggaaaaaaatgtttgaatgctCAAATCTCAAATTGAGTGTCTCTTCAGGTTGAGTTGGGGAGAAAGTAGGGCAAAAAGTTAATGTTAACAGAATGCATGGTCACTTATTCAGCTTGCTCTTCACTTGTTGATCGTTTAGTACCTCCATCTGTGCTGATTCCTGATTGTTGGACCCTTTGTCTGATACCTTtatatgaaatcattttaattttgtatactTTGTGTAGTTTATAATATTGCCGGTATTTTGCAAAACACTAAATGTGCCACCTGTCAGCAGGCTTTTGTATTGTTCTCCTCAGCAGTGTTAACAGGTTATACCAGGACttgatgtcacattttattacttttagtacatctttatattcaaagaagagtgaaaataaaaaatgttccacTGTTTGCCTTACCTGATCCTCTCAGTCTCTTTAATTTTGTATGTTGGCTGCCAGAAATGTAGCCACCGATGCCCCCTACAAAATTATTAACACTTAAgaattttcaacactgaaaactGGTTCAGAAAGCCGCCAGAGGGCTCCTCGGTTGTAATTCCGCTCCAAACCTGCAGGGGTCTTCAGTGTACAATAAGCGTTTGTTTAGAACCACATAAAGAACTGATTCGAAACTTGGTGCACACAACTTCCTACATGAGCTGTCATTGTTTTGATAATCTATATTTCTACTTTGTCTGGAGCGACAGTAGTAGCAGGCTTCGTCGATATCTGTGACTGAGGTCCGGTAATGGATATGAAAGCTCTGCTGCAGCGTTTTGACGGACGGTCGCGGTTGTTGGTTCATTCGCTGCATTCAGGAGCAGCCGGGGCGAGCAATGCGCAGACAGTTTTCAATAAACAGCGCAGATCTGATCCAGATTTCACGCTAAATCCGTTTTTAGAAACTTTGTGCCAACAAGAAGCATGTGTGCACGAGGACGCTCTCGTTCTGTAAGTAGACGTTCAAAAATTATCCTAATTctgttgaaaataatgtcaccTCACCTGGCaaacagtcataattatgaaatattttaattattcacaatagtatttttattttcgttttcGACAAGTAACTTTCTAGTGGTGTATTAAAAAGCTGTCTGAGgtttagtgtaaataaaatgcTTAACTATGCTGTCATACGTGTCATTATTCTAAAATAacgtgattcattttttttttgtaaatgtctcTTAAAAACCAGTACATTTAGAAATGaccatttacatatataatatatgttgattatgtaATCATACTAAAATAGTAAAATGGCAAATAGCACCAATAATTTGAAATCAAAAGTAATTTTGAATGAGTCCTCTTGTGTTGGAAATAGAAATACATTAATTGTTATGTTCCTTGCCTTTTAAGAGTTAAAGATCTGTCCATTGTTAAATAAACCCTAAAATTGTTTGTATGAgtaattcttcttttttgttttacagtaaacCTTTGGTGTGCCTGTTTTCTGAAGGCTTTAAGCGAAATCTGCTGTGTTTTCTGCATGTGCTTCACCCTGGACTGCCCAAAGACAATGTTCTCCATCTGCTTCGGTGTCTGACTCGGGATGACGTGGATAATCAGTGGACTTGTGTCTTAATCAAGCAGCTCCAAAGAGATATTGAGGGCACTAGGAAAGGGACCCTCCTCACCTCAGACGGCACAGGGAAACTAAAGAGTCTCTGTGAGAGATTCAGGAATGCtaatgaaaaaggaaaatgggCTTATTGTTTTGAGGATCTTGAAGCAGAGGATAAAGAGACCAACATGCCAGTTTTATCTCAGAAAAAGAGGAAAAGTGACAACATGGATCATGATGGAGATGCCCAAGAAGATCAACAAAGTAAAAGGTTAAAGATGGATTTCTGTCCAAGTGAAGAAGAAGAGAGG includes the following:
- the ppardb gene encoding peroxisome proliferator-activated receptor delta b; this translates as MEPVEQPTSETKCDSPVDVAAAQEPLVFTGVTEGQSSPRTDLNPVQIPEDSTWMAVKEGESACSDCGGMSDLQEPSSASGEEVEGSETSDATRLEVSPSSKGSWGGTLQNGDGTPQKSPQQNSDTPVTAQMFPDPLQTPPLSLSDQLRLGRDDPSSMGLNVECRICGDKASGFHYGVHACEGCKGFFRRTIRMKLEYERCERACKVQKKSRNKCQYCRFQKCLALGMSHDAIRYGRMPEVEKKKLVAGLLAGEKLQSSSGGDLKTLAKHVNTSYLRNLNMTKKKARSILTGKTSCTTPFVIHDMDSLWQAENGLVWNQLNGSPPNKEIGVHVFYRCQCTTVETVRELTEFAKNIPGFVDLFLNDQVTLLKYGVHEAIFAMLPSLMNKDGLLVANGKGFVTREFLRSLRKPFSEIMEPKFEFAVKFNALELDDSDLALFVAAIILCGDRPGLMNVKQVEQIQDGILQALDQHLRVHHPDSPHLFPKLLQKMADLRQLVTENAHLVQMIKKTESETSLHPLLQEIYKDMY
- the mkrn4 gene encoding makorin, ring finger protein, 4 isoform X1 codes for the protein MGKPRPTIIKVCMPLAIHQAQRDKRKMERHAQSSKGPGDSSSVCRQFINGSCRYGPSCYYLHEFPAVPSFQVQCRYFQKGGCWFGDRCRYLHVPQGGEGSSGSSRRGSAPAVFPSALAGRSLADRRGSEPSLLPPQGAYSLTRRGSEPLVTSMNVLQQNFERLTTGIAEEEEFGAVEDGPPQQDATRPLQQISATDSSSSDNSSSAAFVPGAAPAKVTGSPERPDQGGAAVSMEQQHSRAFDQSKDVACGICMDKISEKSTSQERRYGILPNCNHAFCISCIVTWRKTKDFQEDVIKGCPQCRVKSSFYIPSKHWVCDGEEKASLIAAFKERSSKLKCTFFMRHGCCPFKSECIYSHDMPPNHTHRRRRSAPRDTAEMLEDLGIDGIQLWSYIFALTLLDEDDDDLLDFLDD
- the mkrn4 gene encoding makorin, ring finger protein, 4 isoform X2, which translates into the protein MDRYRTPCRQSRKGSSNVQREVCRQFINGSCRYGPSCYYLHEFPAVPSFQVQCRYFQKGGCWFGDRCRYLHVPQGGEGSSGSSRRGSAPAVFPSALAGRSLADRRGSEPSLLPPQGAYSLTRRGSEPLVTSMNVLQQNFERLTTGIAEEEEFGAVEDGPPQQDATRPLQQISATDSSSSDNSSSAAFVPGAAPAKVTGSPERPDQGGAAVSMEQQHSRAFDQSKDVACGICMDKISEKSTSQERRYGILPNCNHAFCISCIVTWRKTKDFQEDVIKGCPQCRVKSSFYIPSKHWVCDGEEKASLIAAFKERSSKLKCTFFMRHGCCPFKSECIYSHDMPPNHTHRRRRSAPRDTAEMLEDLGIDGIQLWSYIFALTLLDEDDDDLLDFLDD